Proteins found in one Planctomycetes bacterium MalM25 genomic segment:
- the yxlF_3 gene encoding putative ABC transporter ATP-binding protein YxlF yields MSLPESSPTPAASAAPMIEADGLTKYYGDFAATRDVSFKIRQGEVAAFLGPNGAGKSTTMKLLTGYLSPSAGSAKIAGYSTSSERIEASKRLGYLPENGPLYPDMTPRTLLKFFGQARGMTGSKLRSRTEQVIEQCRLEAVIGKPIGKLSKGYRQRVGMAQVLLHEPDVLILDEPTAGLDPNQIREVRKLIRTLGETKTVLLSTHILQEVEAMCNRVVFINEGRVVFDGEPGGLGESPAALDAKFHELTGAVETAS; encoded by the coding sequence ATGAGCCTGCCTGAATCCTCCCCCACACCCGCCGCCAGCGCCGCGCCGATGATCGAGGCGGACGGACTGACGAAGTACTACGGAGATTTCGCGGCGACGCGCGACGTGTCGTTCAAGATACGCCAGGGCGAAGTGGCCGCTTTCCTGGGGCCCAACGGAGCCGGCAAGAGCACGACGATGAAGCTCTTGACCGGGTACCTCTCGCCCTCGGCCGGGTCGGCGAAGATCGCCGGCTACAGCACGTCGTCCGAGCGGATCGAGGCCTCGAAGCGTCTGGGCTACCTGCCGGAGAACGGCCCGCTCTACCCCGACATGACGCCCCGGACCCTGCTGAAATTCTTCGGACAAGCCCGCGGCATGACCGGCAGTAAGCTCCGTTCCCGCACGGAGCAGGTCATCGAGCAGTGCCGCCTCGAGGCGGTGATCGGCAAGCCGATCGGCAAGCTCTCCAAGGGCTACCGCCAACGGGTCGGCATGGCGCAGGTGCTGCTCCACGAGCCCGACGTGCTGATCCTGGACGAGCCGACCGCGGGGCTCGACCCGAACCAGATCCGCGAGGTCCGCAAGCTGATCCGCACCCTGGGCGAGACGAAGACCGTGCTGCTCAGCACGCACATCCTTCAAGAAGTGGAGGCCATGTGCAATCGCGTGGTCTTCATCAACGAGGGCCGCGTGGTCTTCGATGGCGAGCCCGGCGGTTTGGGCGAAAGCCCCGCGGCGCTCGACGCGAAGTTCCACGAGCTAACCGGCGCCGTCGAGACGGCTTCCTAA
- the nadB gene encoding L-aspartate oxidase, translating into MADPAAAANPRYLVPFHPKRIPHHFVDVLIVGGGIAGLRAAMACDPRLSVLIVTKDHRRESNSTYAQGGIAGVLDPADDFANHVRDTRVAGAGLCDAETVEMVVREAPEHIRELIDWGARFDESDDGELELGREGGHSHNRIAHALGDATGKEIMRAMWRHARESLRAQVWENTFIIDLLTTPGAGSGEPECRGALVWNPHHGKTFVWAKQTVLATGGAGQVYRETTNPSVATGDGHAIAFRAGAELADMEFMQFHPTVLYIAGSSRSLITEAMRGEGAWLIDADGKRFMPEYDERAELAPRDIVSRSIVHQMEKTRRPCVYLDMRHLEADFVRRRFPGIAKMCLEFGLDIATDRIPVRPGAHYLIGGVRVDERGATTLPRLWAAGEATSSGLHGANRLASNSLLEGLVYGARAGAAAAALALEEPDNFHAIPLENPPTPEHDEPLDLADIRNSLKSLMWLRAGVWRDQAGLAEASESIAAWRRYVLTRQTATPEGWELQNLLQVADLMIRSAAERTESRGVHLRTDHPEPDDEHWRRHVVVRREADGIGVRLTDPATR; encoded by the coding sequence GTGGCCGACCCCGCCGCCGCTGCGAATCCACGCTACCTGGTCCCCTTCCACCCGAAGCGGATCCCGCACCACTTCGTGGACGTCCTGATCGTGGGGGGCGGGATCGCGGGGCTGCGGGCGGCGATGGCTTGCGATCCGCGGCTGTCCGTGCTGATCGTCACCAAGGACCACCGCCGGGAGTCCAACAGCACCTACGCGCAGGGGGGGATCGCCGGGGTGCTCGACCCGGCGGACGACTTCGCCAACCACGTCCGCGACACCCGGGTCGCCGGCGCCGGGCTGTGCGACGCCGAGACGGTCGAGATGGTCGTCCGCGAGGCCCCGGAGCACATCCGCGAGCTGATCGACTGGGGCGCCCGCTTCGACGAGTCGGACGACGGCGAGCTCGAGCTGGGCCGCGAGGGGGGCCACAGCCACAACCGCATCGCCCACGCCCTGGGCGACGCGACCGGCAAGGAGATCATGCGCGCCATGTGGCGTCACGCGCGCGAGTCCTTGCGCGCGCAGGTCTGGGAGAACACGTTCATCATCGACCTGCTCACGACCCCCGGCGCCGGGTCGGGCGAACCGGAGTGCCGCGGGGCGCTCGTTTGGAACCCGCACCACGGCAAGACCTTCGTTTGGGCCAAGCAGACGGTGCTGGCGACCGGCGGAGCCGGGCAGGTGTACCGCGAGACGACCAACCCCTCGGTCGCCACCGGGGACGGCCACGCGATCGCCTTCCGCGCCGGCGCCGAGCTGGCGGACATGGAGTTCATGCAATTCCACCCGACCGTCCTCTACATCGCCGGGTCGAGCCGCAGCCTCATCACCGAGGCGATGCGGGGCGAGGGCGCCTGGCTCATCGACGCCGACGGCAAGCGGTTCATGCCCGAGTACGACGAACGGGCCGAGCTGGCGCCACGCGACATCGTCAGCCGCTCGATCGTCCACCAGATGGAGAAGACACGCCGCCCCTGCGTCTACCTCGACATGCGGCATCTGGAGGCGGACTTCGTGCGGCGGCGATTCCCGGGCATCGCGAAGATGTGCCTCGAGTTCGGTCTCGACATCGCCACCGATCGGATCCCGGTCCGGCCCGGCGCGCACTACCTGATCGGCGGGGTGCGCGTCGACGAGCGGGGCGCCACCACCCTGCCCCGGCTGTGGGCCGCCGGCGAGGCGACCAGCAGCGGGCTGCACGGCGCCAACCGCTTGGCCTCCAACAGCCTGCTCGAGGGGCTGGTGTACGGCGCCCGGGCCGGCGCGGCGGCCGCGGCCCTCGCCCTGGAGGAGCCCGATAACTTCCACGCGATCCCGCTGGAGAACCCCCCCACCCCCGAGCACGACGAGCCGCTCGACCTGGCCGACATCCGCAACTCGCTCAAGAGCCTCATGTGGCTGCGGGCCGGCGTCTGGCGGGACCAGGCGGGGCTCGCCGAGGCGAGCGAGAGCATCGCCGCCTGGCGGCGGTACGTGCTCACCCGCCAGACCGCGACACCCGAGGGCTGGGAGCTGCAAAACCTGCTGCAAGTCGCTGATCTTATGATCCGTTCCGCCGCCGAACGGACCGAATCGCGGGGCGTCCACTTGCGGACCGATCACCCCGAGCCGGACGACGAGCACTGGCGCCGGCACGTGGTCGTCCGGCGCGAGGCGGACGGGATCGGGGTCCGGCTGACCGACCCCGCCACGCGCTAG